Proteins encoded by one window of Panicum virgatum strain AP13 chromosome 7N, P.virgatum_v5, whole genome shotgun sequence:
- the LOC120683806 gene encoding (+)-neomenthol dehydrogenase-like translates to MEGAIPNPPNARIAVVTGGNKGIGLEVCRQLAGAGVTVVLTARDETRGAAAVEKLREAGLSDVMFHQLDITDAPSIARLADFLKARFGKLDILINNAAIVGVEYLLDPFDSSPTSEEKFSGMDKRQRIEWLTSVVRGTYDAAREGLQTNYYGTKHVIEALLPLLQASSDGRIVNVSSEWGLLRLINNEELKQELNDVEKLTEARLDEVLDTFLNDFKAGELEARGWPEHFSAYKVSKVTMNAYSRILARRHPELRVNCAHPGYVNTDMTIHSGPLTPEEGAANVVKVALLPEAGVTGAFFEDGEEAPFV, encoded by the exons ATGGAGGGCGCTATCCCCAATCCCCCCAACGCAAG GATTGCGGTGGTCACCGGCGGGAACAAAGGGATCGGGCTGGAGGTGTGCcggcagctcgccggcgccggcgtcacCGTCGTCTTGACGGCCAGGGACGAGACGAGGGGCGCAGCCGCCGTGGAGAAGCTCAGAGAAGCAGGGCTCTCCGATGTCATGTTCCATCAGCTGGACATCACCGACGCTCCGAGCATCGCTCGGTTGGCTGATTTCTTGAAGGCTCGTTTCGGGAAGCTTGACATCCTT ATAAATAATGCTGCAATCGTTGGTGTTGAGTACCTCCTAGATCCTTTTGATAGTTCACCGACCAGCGAGGAAAAG TTCAGTGGCATGGATAAGCGTCAGAGGATTGAGTGGCTGACCAGTGTTGTCCGGGGGACCTACGACGCTGCCAGAGAAGGCTTGCAGACAAACTACTACGGTACCAAGCATGTTATCGAAGCCTTACTGCCGCTGCTGCAAGCCTCATCCGATGGGAGAATCGTTAATGTCTCATCCGAATGGGGGCTGCTAAGG CTAATCAACAATGAGGAGCTGAAGCAGGAGCTGAACGATGTCGAGAAGCTCACCGAGGCGAGGCTGGACGAGGTGCTGGACACGTTCCTGAACGACTTCAAGGCCGGCGAGCTGGAGGCGCGCGGGTGGCCGGAGCATTTCTCGGCGTACAAGGTGTCCAAGGTGACCATGAACGCGTACTCGAGGATCCTGGCGAGGCGGCACCCCGAGCTGCGCGTCAACTGCGCGCATCCCGGCTACGTGAACACCGACATGACCATCCACTCCGGGCCCCTGACGCCCGAGGAAGGCGCCGCCAACGTGGTGAAGGTGGCGCTGCTGCCGGAAGCCGGGGTCACCGGCGCCTTCTTTGAAGACGGCGAGGAGGCGCCGTTCGTGTGA